The Candidatus Paracaedibacteraceae bacterium DNA window TCGACATCCGGTTTTTGCATCAATTGTAAAAACTGTCTGGCATAGGCTGACAAACTTTCAACATAACGACGTTGACCTTCAGCATACAGTGTGTCAAAAGCCAACGATGACTTTCCAGACCCACTCAACCCTGTAATGACAACAAGCTTATCCCGTGGAATATCCACATTAATATTTTTTAGATTATGTTCACGAGCACCGCGAATAGATATGGTTGAAGTCATGATAGTTACCCTAGTTGCCTATAAAAAAACAATCTAACTTAAGACGCCGCACGCCGCAATCGATCATTAATCGCTAATCCTAATCCATGATTTGGGATAGGCGCGACAGCAATCGCTAAAACGCCAGGATGATCCAGCTCGCGAATCATACGGAACAAATTTGCAGCTGCTTCCTCAAGATTTGCGGACTCACTTAAATTCAAATCACATTCCATTTGCCCAAAACCTAAGTACTTCTCACCGGACAACGGGGCAGCAACATTTAATCTGACTTTGACCGAGGGAGCATAATGACGATCCATCATCCCCGGAGCCTTAATCGCTCCGTCGTGCCCCCCAAGAATCACAGGACCAATAACATCTTGGATTCGTTCTATAGATAGACCACCCGGTCGCAAAATCACAGGAATATTGTCGCTTAGGTCAATAATCGTCGATTCAACCCCAACTTGCGTATTCCCCCCATCAATAATCAATGGAACTTTGGTCCCCAATGAGGCTTGAACATCTAATGCTGATGTCGGGGAAATTGTTTGCGATAAGTTCGCACTCGGGGCAGCTAGGGGTTTTGAATACGCTTTAATCAAAGCTTGTGCCATCGGATGAGCCGGTATGCGGACGGCTAATGTATCCAAGCCACTACTAGCCAACAATGAAATCTCGGAATCTTTATTCCGTTTAAGCACAAAAGTTACGGGGCCCGGCCAAAATCGATCAGCGAGTTTTTCAGCGCGTTCATCAAAATTAACATACTGTTTTGCTTGTTGCGCACTATGACAGTGGATAATCAGGGGATTAAATTCCGGACGCTGTTTCACTGCATAAATCTTAGCAACAGCTTGGTCATTCGTCGCATCTGCAGCCAATCCATAGACAGTTTCTGTCGGGATCGCAACAACATCACCAGCAACCAGGAGATGACAAGCTTGTTCTAATACTTCCGGTGAAAAAGCTTGGATATTCATTTAAAACCCAGTCAGAATCCGGTCAACTAACTGCTTAACGGTGGGGATAAATCCATTAGCATAGAATGGATCAGAGCCAAAACGATAAGCTTGATGCCCAGAAAATAAAAGATTCTGTTCCGGATTACCACCATGGCTGACATCTTGCAACGTTTTTTGAATGCAGAAAGAACGAGGGTCAGCCTTTTTACCAGTTGTTCCCGCTTCATTTTGCGCCCAATTACTAAAGTTACAGGCCGACAAGCATCCCATGCAATCAATTTGATCTTTGACAATCTGATTTTCATCAGCAGGGGTAACAAAAACGAGCGTTGAATCTGGTGTTCGCATTGCTTGGGTAAAGCCTTGAGCCATCCAGCTTTGAGCATTTTCTTTGTCATGCGATGTTACAAATACAATACGACCCCGTGCACCAATAGCAAGTTCTTCTGTATGATCGCCAAAAGCCTCAGTGGTAAAGGGGACCTGACGTTGAGAACGCCCGATTAATCCCCGTAAAAAGTCATTTTCAACAGCCGATGAGTAGAAACCTGTCGGGCTAAATCTATTTAGGTAGATATCACCTTCTTTTAACGTTAGAAGTTTCTTTTTCCATCCATCAGAAATTGTACTTTCTTGCGTCAAAAGTGGACGGGTTCCAAATTGAAAAGCAACAGGCCCGATCTCAGGATTATCAATCCAGTGCTGCCATTCACTTAACCACCAAACACCACCAGCCATAATAATTGGTGTTGCAGCTAAACCAACTTCGTTCATAACACGGCGCAATTCTTTAACACGGTCATACGGGGCTTCTGGTCTTTTAGGATCCTCGGTATTGGACAATCCATTATGGCCACCAGCCAACCACGGGTCTTCATACACAATACCACCCAAAAAGTCAGTAAATCTACCATAAGCACGCTTCCACAAGATAGAAAATGCGCGAGCTGATGAAACGATCGGATAATAAA harbors:
- a CDS encoding nitronate monooxygenase, with protein sequence MIINPMMMSGKEVYPLVEGGKGIAVSTGQSAGSWAAAGGIGTFSAVNADAFDENGNFIPVVYHGRTRRERHHELINYAIKGGITQAKIAHEMSNGNGRIHMNVLWEMGAVEPILHGVLSQVKGLVHGVTCGAGMPYKLAEICSHYKVFYYPIVSSARAFSILWKRAYGRFTDFLGGIVYEDPWLAGGHNGLSNTEDPKRPEAPYDRVKELRRVMNEVGLAATPIIMAGGVWWLSEWQHWIDNPEIGPVAFQFGTRPLLTQESTISDGWKKKLLTLKEGDIYLNRFSPTGFYSSAVENDFLRGLIGRSQRQVPFTTEAFGDHTEELAIGARGRIVFVTSHDKENAQSWMAQGFTQAMRTPDSTLVFVTPADENQIVKDQIDCMGCLSACNFSNWAQNEAGTTGKKADPRSFCIQKTLQDVSHGGNPEQNLLFSGHQAYRFGSDPFYANGFIPTVKQLVDRILTGF
- a CDS encoding threonylcarbamoyl-AMP synthase, which produces MNIQAFSPEVLEQACHLLVAGDVVAIPTETVYGLAADATNDQAVAKIYAVKQRPEFNPLIIHCHSAQQAKQYVNFDERAEKLADRFWPGPVTFVLKRNKDSEISLLASSGLDTLAVRIPAHPMAQALIKAYSKPLAAPSANLSQTISPTSALDVQASLGTKVPLIIDGGNTQVGVESTIIDLSDNIPVILRPGGLSIERIQDVIGPVILGGHDGAIKAPGMMDRHYAPSVKVRLNVAAPLSGEKYLGFGQMECDLNLSESANLEEAAANLFRMIRELDHPGVLAIAVAPIPNHGLGLAINDRLRRAAS